The Prochlorococcus marinus str. MIT 9301 genome window below encodes:
- a CDS encoding pentapeptide repeat-containing protein has protein sequence MRFIILTFLIVVLTLPSRSFAALDYGKQSLVGADFSGSDLKGATFYLTDLQDANLSGCELQNATLYGAKLKDTNLSNSNLREVTLDSAVLDGTDLSNTNLEDSFAYSTQFENVKIQGADFTNVFLPKDIIKKFCESATGTNPFTNRETRETLECDYI, from the coding sequence ATGAGATTTATAATTTTAACTTTTTTAATAGTTGTTTTAACCCTCCCTTCTAGAAGCTTCGCTGCGCTGGATTATGGTAAACAATCTTTGGTAGGGGCTGATTTTTCTGGATCTGATTTAAAAGGAGCAACTTTCTATTTGACTGATTTACAAGACGCAAATTTGTCAGGTTGTGAGCTCCAAAATGCGACTCTTTATGGAGCAAAATTGAAAGATACTAATTTAAGTAACTCCAACTTAAGAGAAGTAACTTTAGACTCGGCTGTTTTAGATGGAACAGATTTATCAAATACTAACTTGGAGGATTCTTTTGCTTATAGTACTCAGTTTGAAAATGTAAAAATACAAGGCGCAGACTTCACAAATGTTTTTTTGCCAAAAGATATTATTAAGAAATTTTGTGAAAGTGCTACTGGAACTAATCCATTTACAAATAGAGAAACCAGAGAAACCTTAGAGTGCGATTACATTTAA
- a CDS encoding VHS domain-containing protein — protein MPSNWSKIRDEWLDRTAVAKDDAKWALEALINSEEELFEIEQKIKNKENAISQVKFLKKKVKETISSKEISLDDIALNTSNSNKVQISVPSNLTYLLKVWAAAEGRDLSSVAFQCLETGIREMKSKGSIPSIAVNRYDSACQKRIALAEVNNLLEKYELAQDEIK, from the coding sequence ATGCCTAGTAATTGGTCAAAAATAAGAGATGAATGGCTTGATAGAACCGCGGTTGCGAAAGATGATGCTAAATGGGCATTAGAAGCTTTAATTAATTCTGAAGAAGAGTTATTTGAAATAGAACAAAAAATAAAGAATAAAGAGAACGCTATAAGCCAAGTAAAATTTTTGAAGAAAAAGGTTAAAGAAACTATTTCCTCTAAAGAAATTAGTCTCGATGATATTGCATTAAATACTTCAAATTCAAACAAAGTTCAGATCTCAGTGCCTTCAAATCTTACTTATCTTTTGAAAGTTTGGGCCGCAGCAGAAGGAAGAGATCTATCAAGTGTTGCTTTTCAATGTTTAGAAACTGGTATAAGGGAAATGAAAAGCAAAGGTTCAATACCTTCAATAGCAGTAAATAGATATGACTCGGCCTGTCAAAAGAGGATTGCACTAGCAGAAGTAAACAATCTATTGGAGAAATACGAATTAGCTCAGGATGAAATCAAATAA
- the gloA gene encoding lactoylglutathione lyase, with amino-acid sequence MRILHTMLRVGDLDKSIDFYVNRLGMNLLRKKDYPHGKFTLAFVGYGSEKENSVIELTYNWDKKSEDYELGDKYGHIAIGVKDIHLICQGLEKNGCKITTKPKTMKNSTTVLAFVEDPDGYKIELIERD; translated from the coding sequence ATGCGTATCCTACACACAATGTTGAGGGTTGGAGATTTAGATAAATCCATTGATTTCTACGTCAATAGATTAGGAATGAATTTATTGCGAAAAAAGGATTACCCTCATGGAAAATTCACTTTGGCATTTGTTGGTTATGGCTCAGAAAAAGAAAACTCAGTAATTGAATTAACTTATAACTGGGACAAAAAATCTGAAGACTATGAGCTTGGAGATAAATATGGTCATATAGCTATTGGAGTAAAAGATATTCATCTAATTTGCCAAGGATTAGAAAAAAATGGTTGTAAAATAACAACTAAACCTAAAACAATGAAAAATAGTACTACTGTCTTGGCTTTTGTTGAGGATCCTGATGGTTATAAAATTGAACTTATTGAAAGAGATTAA
- a CDS encoding Tic20 family protein, translated as MNQIFQRLSSVFLYTLPLKASIPFGYYLFYKYSFLKILLLLTFPIAIIEKSLPFGSFLLFIILFAGIVRNPNVSYFVRYNACQALLIDIALIIISYLLRIFPIVELGSIIFIFTLCIFIYSISQCIYGVEPEIPLISKSVRMQI; from the coding sequence TTGAATCAGATATTCCAAAGACTCTCATCAGTATTTTTGTATACTTTGCCATTAAAGGCATCAATACCTTTTGGATATTATTTGTTCTATAAATATTCATTTTTAAAAATACTATTATTACTAACTTTTCCGATAGCAATAATTGAAAAATCTTTGCCTTTTGGTAGTTTTTTATTATTTATAATTTTGTTTGCTGGAATAGTAAGAAATCCAAATGTTTCCTATTTCGTAAGATATAACGCATGCCAAGCATTACTTATTGATATTGCTTTGATAATAATTTCATATCTCTTGAGAATATTTCCCATAGTTGAATTAGGCTCAATAATTTTTATATTTACACTATGTATTTTTATTTATTCTATTTCTCAATGTATTTATGGAGTTGAACCTGAAATACCCTTAATTAGTAAATCTGTAAGAATGCAAATTTAA